The Acinetobacter calcoaceticus sequence GGATACATGCCATGTCAAACCACAATGTTGCACTTCAATTTGAAGATGGTGTTACACGTTTCATTAACGTCGCTCAGGGCGAAACCCTATCTGACGCAGCCTATCGCCAAAAAATTAATATTCCTTTGGATTGCCGTGATGGTGCATGTGGAACTTGCCGCGCATTTTGCGAGTCAGGTCATTATGACATGCTAGAAGAAACCTATATTGAAGATGCATTAACACCAGAAGAAGCCGAGCAAGGTTATATTCTTGCTTGCCAATGTCGCCCGACTTCAGACGCCGTATTCCAGATTCAAGCATCGTCTGATGTTTGCAAAACAGCAATTCATAGCTTCCAAGGCACATTAGCCCGCGTTGAAAACCTATCAGACTCAACCATCACATTTGATATTCAACTTGATGAAGGCCAACCGGATATTCATTTCCTTGCAGGTCAGTATGTGAATGTTGCAATTCCAGAAACTGGCGAAACACGTTCATATTCATTTAGCTCAAAACCCGGCAACCGTTTAACTGGCTTTGTGGTACGTAACGTACCGAATGGCAAAATGAGTGAATTCTTGAGTAAAAATGCCCAAGCTGGCGACAAAATGACATTTACGGGTCCATTCGGTAGCTTCTATTTACGTAATGTAGCGCGTCCTGTGCTTATGCTGGCAGGCGGTACTGGCATTGCCCCATTTATGTCGATGTTACAAGTGCTTGAAGAAAAAGGTTCAGAACAGCCTGTTCGTTTAGTCTTTGGCGTAACCAATGACTTTGACTTAGTTGCCTTAGAAAAACTCAATGAATTACAGGCGAAATTCCCATGGTTTGAATATCGAACTGTAGTTGCAAGCCCTGAGAGTCAGCATGAACGTAAAGGCTATGTGACTGGTCATATTGAAAGTGAATGGTTAAACGGTGGCGATGTCGATGTTTATTTGTGTGGTCCAGTGCCAATGGTTGAAGCTGTACGTGGGTGGTTAGAAACTGAAAATATCAAACCTACTAACTTCCTGTTTGAAAAATTCTCTGCGAATTAATTTAAGGTGGAGAAGTTATCTATGTCAAACCGTCAAAGATTTACTGATAAAGTCGTGATTGTTACGGGTAGTGCCCAAGGTATTGGTCGCGGCGTGGCACTACAAGTCGCAGCTGAAGGCGGCCAAGTCGTCATGGCTGACCGCTCTGAATATGTTGAAGAAGTTCTCAAAGAAATTCAGAGTACAGGTGGTGATGCTGTTACGCTTAATGCCGACCTTGAAACATATGCGGGCGCACAAGCGGTTGTTGCAAAAGCCATTGAACACTATGGTCGGGTAGATATCCTGATTAATAATGTAGGCGGCGCGATCTGGATGAAACCTTTTGAAGAGTTTTCTGAAGAAGAGATCATTAAGGAAGTGAACCGCTCACTGTTTCCAACTTTATGGTGCTGCCGAGCTGTGTTGCCAGCCATGATTAAGCAACAATCGGGTGTTATTGTAAATGTATCTTCAATTGCAACTCGTGGTATTAATCGCATTCCCTACTCTGCATCTAAAGGGGGGGTAAATGCTTTAACAGCATCGCTTGCTTTTGAACATGCTAAAGACGGGATTCGAGTCAATGCCGTTGCGACTGGTGGAACCGAAGCACCACCTCGCAAAGTACCACGTAACGCCAACCCACTCAGTCAAAATGAAAAAGACTGGATGCAGCAAGTGGTAGATCAAACTGTAGATCGAACATTTATGGGGCGTTATGGCACAATTCATGAACAAGTAAATGCAATTTTATTTCTCGCATCAGATGATGCATCTTATATGACTGGATCAGTCATTCCAGTCGGAGGTGGAGATCAGGGTTAATCCTGATCTTTTTATATGATCTGATACATAATAGGATTTGCATGGAGGCAATCAAACAATGGCAACCCTGTTAAAAATATTAAAAAATGACTGG is a genomic window containing:
- the benC gene encoding benzoate 1,2-dioxygenase electron transfer component BenC, giving the protein MSNHNVALQFEDGVTRFINVAQGETLSDAAYRQKINIPLDCRDGACGTCRAFCESGHYDMLEETYIEDALTPEEAEQGYILACQCRPTSDAVFQIQASSDVCKTAIHSFQGTLARVENLSDSTITFDIQLDEGQPDIHFLAGQYVNVAIPETGETRSYSFSSKPGNRLTGFVVRNVPNGKMSEFLSKNAQAGDKMTFTGPFGSFYLRNVARPVLMLAGGTGIAPFMSMLQVLEEKGSEQPVRLVFGVTNDFDLVALEKLNELQAKFPWFEYRTVVASPESQHERKGYVTGHIESEWLNGGDVDVYLCGPVPMVEAVRGWLETENIKPTNFLFEKFSAN
- a CDS encoding 1,6-dihydroxycyclohexa-2,4-diene-1-carboxylate dehydrogenase, with protein sequence MSNRQRFTDKVVIVTGSAQGIGRGVALQVAAEGGQVVMADRSEYVEEVLKEIQSTGGDAVTLNADLETYAGAQAVVAKAIEHYGRVDILINNVGGAIWMKPFEEFSEEEIIKEVNRSLFPTLWCCRAVLPAMIKQQSGVIVNVSSIATRGINRIPYSASKGGVNALTASLAFEHAKDGIRVNAVATGGTEAPPRKVPRNANPLSQNEKDWMQQVVDQTVDRTFMGRYGTIHEQVNAILFLASDDASYMTGSVIPVGGGDQG